A genomic stretch from Pomacea canaliculata isolate SZHN2017 linkage group LG2, ASM307304v1, whole genome shotgun sequence includes:
- the LOC112558341 gene encoding phosphoinositide 3-kinase regulatory subunit 4-like: protein MGNQLTGVAPSQILPVEHYLADNTEYEYESSLGSTRFFKAARVKCKEGLAVVKVFVIHDPSLPLETHKKRLDDLAVRLKTTPNCLPFQKSVQLDRSALLFRQYIKYSLYDRMSTRPFLSTIEKRWIAFQLLCALNQCHKVKVCHGDIKSENVMVTSWNWVILTDFASFKPTYLPEDNPSEFLYFFDTSRRRTCYVAPERFVHSSSLASEGDLGFNVVRTGDLTPAMDIFSAGCVITELFTDGTPPFDLSLLLNYRIGEYSPWKILEKIEDSNIRELVRHMLQKDPSHRLTAEEYLVKQRGKAFPDVFYTCLKMYQQQFAVSPIIPPDDRILCIRQDFDHLMKTLQVREDKLEDNCVLVLLISLVTSACRDLHFSSNRLAALELLYKLSGYVTVDVILNRILPYILYFVSDAYVQVRADAVRILTLSLANITQVSRSESNVFPEYIFPALANLVHDDATIVRTTYAKNIAQLAETALRVLESTQLQKLVDLEAPEDDQSVDPDAKPQDAVESTYDMELQSLQETIQQKVVTILSDPENSVKQTLLENGITRLCVFFGKQKASDVLLSHMITFLNDKHDWQLRAAFFRAIVGVAAYVGWQSVVILKPLLQQGLSDTEEFVIHKTLGALKTMVELGLMQKQVILEFVNDVVPLLAHPDVWIRQGSVGFVSAVASKMDVADLHVKIIPKVKPFLKRAVLQLHNELVMLDAVDEPISRTVYDYILRSPHLEHLFDVLQSRASVRLITRQGHKPMYSETDENIMQIFRKLNSLGMTEAQESKLLAMKDFLLKLHKARAGSADTNDDENSDQLKPGVINIRSSHINITRRHAELYKSKEASSDTSSTARQPKKRVQRLESGGTAMNPEWKKMFGSDDTDRSSADSVRSRASAERQTEGLEGKRLSLMPPMMQPPPVSVGGQSPHLHQLPMEPPSLIQEKPQKTVVTRYANCKLDLRTLVHHLRDQYEAEVTSRDLMEGITWDQRPPPDNWRPRGTLVAHLQEHKGMVNRLCVCNDHQFFASCSNDGTVRLWDVASLEGKTAANRPKFIFSKQGGHIKCGTFCEGSASIASASDNGSLHVYRLEISTVTPAHALNIDKEKYGIVMDMSHFDTGAQSLLVQATVNNYVVGWDLRMGKPAWELHNNVRTGLITTMAVHPTQSWLALGTSSGAHVCWDLRFQLQINNIQHPTGARVRRIVMHPKKQSWLVSAVQWNNEVSMWDVESRQRQEALWASHHPPLTERESSGQAVHGLYVASTDTHVFALTGGSDRCIRYWDLKCPSKSFIMSHGPLDQPTNHVAYRSQLIEGTEVIQEVKTEHPVSREEGPQCGPDAPATGHLDTISDIALCQASQWFVVSAAHNGHIKVWK from the exons ATGGGTAATCAACTAACAGGTGTAGCACCATCACAGATACTGCCAGTAGAACATTACCTGGCTGACAATACAGAATATGAATATGAGAGCAG TCTTGGCAGCACACGTTTCTTCAAAGCTGCTCGGGTCAAATGCAAGGAGGGTCTAGCTGTGGTGAAAGTGTTTGTAATTCACGACCCCTCTCTTCCTCTTGAGACCCACAAAAAGCGCCTGGATG ATCTTGCTGTACGTTTGAAAACAACTCCTAATTGTTTGCCATTTCAGAAGTCAGTG caaCTGGACAGATCAGCACTATTGTTCCGACAATACATTAAATATAGCTTATATGATCGCATGAGCACACGCCCCTTTTTGTCAACGATTGAAAAACGATGGATTGCTTTCCAGCTTCTTTGTGCCCTAAATCAGTGTCACAAAGTCAAG GTATGTCATGGAGATATCAAGTCAGAAAATGTGATGGTCACCAGCTGGAATTGGGTCATCCTGACAGATTTTGCCAGTTTCAAACCCACATACCTACCAGAG GACAACCCTTCagagtttttatatttttttgacaCATCTCGTCGGAGAACTTGTTATGTAGCTCCTGAACGATTTGTACACAGCAGCTCTCTTGCTTCTGAAGGTGATCTCGGTTTTAATGTGGTCAGAACAGGGGACCTTACCCCAGCTATGGATATCTTCTCAGCAGG GTGTGTTATAACTGAGCTTTTCACCGATGGCACACCACCATTTGACTTATCCCTGCTGCTGAATTATCGCATTGGAGAGTACAGCCCCTGGAAGATTCTTGAGAAAATTGAGGATTCCAATATTAGg GAACTGGTGCGTCACATGCTCCAAAAGGATCCAAGCCATCGATTGACTGCTGAGGAATATCTGGTGAAGCAGCGTGGAAAGGCATTTCCTGATGTCTTTTACACTTGTCTTAAGATGTACCAGCAGCAGTTTGCTGTGTCTCCTATCATACCCCCAGATGACAGAATTCTCTG TATCAGACAGGATTTTGATCACCTGATGAAAACTCTTCAAGTACGGGAAGACAAGCTAGAGGATAATTGTGTTCTTGTTctgcttatctcccttgttaCCTCAGCCTGCCGAGACCTGCAC TTTTCCAGCAATCGCTTGGCAGCACTGGAGCTTTTGTATAAGCTATCTGGCTATGTGACTGTTGATGTCATCTTGAACAGAATACTGCCATACATT CTGTACTTTGTCAGCGATGCATATGTACAAGTGCGTGCAGATGCTGTGAGGATTTTGACCCTGAGTCTTGCCAACATCACTCAGGTTTCAAGGAG cGAATCCAATGTTTTTCCAGAGTACATATTTCCAGCCTTG GCAAATCTTGTCCATGATGATGCAACCATTGTGAGGACAACATATGCAAAAAACATTGCTCAGCTAGCCGAAACGGCTCTCAg AGTCTTAGAGTCAACACAGCTTCAGAAACTTGTAGATCTTGAAGCTCCAGAGGACGATCAATCAGTTGACCCTGATGCTAAGCCACAG GATGCTGTAGAGTCAACATATGACATGGAACTCCAGTCGTTGCAAGAAACAATCCAGCAGAAAGTGGTCACTATATTGAGTGATCCAGAGAACTCTGTGAAGCAAACTTTGTTGGAGAATGGCATcacacgtttgtgtgtgttctttggCAAACAGAAAG CCAGTGATGTGCTCCTGTCTCATATGATCACATTCTTGAATGATAAG CACGACTGGCAACTACGAGCAGCCTTCTTCAGAGCTATTGTAGGTGTAGCTGCCTATGTAGGATGGCAGAGCGTGGTGATCCTAAAACCTTTGCTGCAGCAG GGATTGAGTGACACAGAAGAATTTGTCATCCACAAGACACTGGGAGCTCTAAAGACGATGGTTGAACTTGGTCTTATGCAGAAACAGGTCATCTTGGAGTTTGTCAATGATGTTGTGCCACTTTTGGCCCATCCA GATGTATGGATTCGACAAGGAAGTGTAGGGTTTGTCTCAGCTGTTGCATCCAAGATGGATGTTGCTGATCTTCATGTAAAGATCATACCCAAGGTCAAGCCATTCTTGAAGCGGGCAGTTCTGCAGCTTCACAATGAG TTGGTCATGCTGGATGCAGTTGATGAGCCTATTTCCCGCACCGTGTATGACTACATCTTACGTTCCCCTCATCTTGAACACTTGTTTGATGTGCTGCAGTCTCGTGCATCTGTTCGCTTAATTACTCGTCAAGGTCATAAGCCTATGTActcagaaactgatgaaaacATAATGCAG ATATTTCGCAAATTAAACTCCCTCGGCATGACAGAAGCACAGGAAAGCAAACTGTTG GCAATGAAAGACTTCCTGTTAAAGCTTCACAAAGCAAGAGCTGG gtCAGCAGATACAAATGATGATGAGAACAGTGACCAGCTTAAGCCAGGAGTCATAAACATTCGTTCCAGCCACATTAATATTACACGTCGTCATGCTGAGTTGTACAAATCTAAAGAGGCTTCATCGGATACATCTTCCACTGCGAG GCAGCCCAAGAAAAGAGTACAAAGATTGGAAAGTGGAGGTACAGCAATG AATCCTGagtggaagaaaatgtttggttcGGATGATACTGACCGCTCATCTGCCGACTCAGTCAGGAGCCGTGCCAGTGCTGAAAGGCAGACAGAAGGACTTGAAGGAAAGCGGCTATCTTTGATGCCACCAATGATGCAGCCACCACCTGTTTCTGTAGGGGGTCAAAGTCCTCATCTGCATCAACTGCCCATGGAGCCACCTAGTCTCATCCAGGAGAAGCCACAGAAGACAG TTGTTACACGCTACGCCAATTGCAAGCTAGATCTACGTACACTTGTGCACCATCTTCGGGATCAGTATGAAGCAGAAGTAACATCTCGTGACCTGATGGAAGGTATTACATGGGACCAACGACCTCCGCCTGATAACTGGCGTCCTCGTGGCACGCTGGTGGCACATCTGCAGGAACACAAGGGCATGGTCAACAG attgtgtgtttgtaatgacCATCAGTTCTTTGCAAGCTGTTCCAATGATGGTACAGTCCGACTGTGGGATGTGGCCTCTCTGGAAGGGAAAACAGCTGCCAATCGTCCCAAATTCATTTTCAGCAAGCAAG GGGGACACATCAAGTGTGGCACTTTCTGTGAAGGATCCGCTTCAATTGCATCAGCATCTGACAATGGTTCCCTGCATGTCTACAG gctggAAATAAGTACTGTTACACCTGCACATGCACTGAACATTGACAAGGAGAAGTATGGCATAGTCATGGACATGAGCCACTTTGACACTGGAGCACAGTCACTCTTGGTACAAGCTACTGTAAACAACTACGTCGTTGGGTGGGATTTACGGATGGGCAAACCAGCTTGGGAACTGCACAACAATGTGCGGACAGGCCTCATCACTACAATGGCTGTTCATCCAACACAGTCTTGGTTAGCTCTGGGGACAAGCAGTGGTGCCCATGTGTGCTGGGATTTGAGGTTCCAACTACAGATCAACAATATACAACATCCAACAG GTGCTCGTGTGCGTCGAATTGTCATGCATCCTAAGAAGCAATCGTGGCTTGTGTCAGCTGTACAGTGGAACAATGAGGTTTCCATGTGGGACGTTGAGAGCCGCCAGCGACAAGAGGCTTTGTGGGCCAGCCACCACCCACCGCTCACAGAGCGAGAG TCCAGTGGGCAAGCCGTGCATGGGCTGTATGTTGCATCCACTGATACTCATGTATTCGCATTAACTGGAGGATCTGATCGATGTATACGGTACTGGGATTTAAAATGTCCATCCAAGTCTTTCATCATGAGTCATGGTCCACTTGACCAGCCCACCAATCATGTTGCGTACAG GTCTCAGCTGATTGAAGGAACAGAGGTTATACAGGAAGTGAAGACAGAGCATCCAGTGTCCAGAGAGGAGGGACCTCAATGTGGGCCTGATGCCCCAGCAACAGGGCACCTGGACACCATAAGTGATATAGCACTTTGCCAGGCTTCCCAGTGGTTTGTAGTCTCTGCTGCTCACAATGGTCACATCAAAGTGTGGAAGTAG
- the LOC112557029 gene encoding exocyst complex component 8-like isoform X1 yields the protein MGDGLARIFTKQAFDPEAFIDKQAADGEDALLGLRQKIHALNEDTAQALKKNVYKNYSQFIETAREISILEGEMYQLSHLLMEQKGLMSSMMEMPLVSDKVTAVLEGPKEEKKEESPEEETRRNLAFLLEKVEGCSSVTEVPGRQLVHDADLVEMDPETFVQMQRVHAFLLSDSLMMATWVPTRRGPMKYRFQGLYELDSLAVVNVRDAGPVKNAFKILMFPETRMYQADSAKTKRQLLDILEDTKKKKAMKDKQKKETSSRLSDQFSSSPVGSPQGDAFQQLDEKAQDSKEEQPVTMDTDFLQADWLQELPEDLDMLIAQRNFEGAVDLVEKVKEFLTECPQGPALKEFKARIEHRVKQLTVGLMTELQVSPERSLRGGPRAARRAVTQLIRLGKSAQACELFLKNRSAIIRYNIRQLKFEGATTLYIRCLCTVFFSSLSDTAKEFLKAFPDHYGCFSAFVIWSKQELNSFVSIFQRQVFESKASLTTIADCVQLAKKNCAELSSIGVDLEFCLEGMMDLPVQQVVEETRDQMVEGIRYRSQDEQWRPTNLQNKKECEKFVEDMKGSGFDIKSYIFDDCFAHITQTTVQFAKSLATLANDLLRLYTVELEGLIAAALTTILTAQLTQFQTALKADKFKEERNTILKNVQFVGDKVIGHIITLYLGKELSAPKQVLDLQSTYKQIK from the exons ATGGGAGACGGTTTAGCAAGAATATTTACGAAGCAAGCATTTGATCCTGAAGCTT tcatTGACAAGCAAGCAGCTGATGGTGAGGATGCACTTCTTGGATTGCGTCAAAAGATCCATGCTCTTAATGAGGACACAGCACAAGCTCtcaaaaaaaatgtgtacaagaATTATTCTCAGTTCATTGAGACTGCAAGAGAGATCTCCA TTTTGGAGGGAGAAATGTACCAGCTTAGCCACTTGCTTATGGAGCAAAAAGGACTGATGTCATCAATGATGGAGATGCCCCTTGTCAGTGACAAAG TTACAGCAGTGCTAGAGGGgccaaaagaagagaaaaaagaggaaagtcCAGAAGAGGAAACTAGAAGAAATCTGGCATTTCTGCTTGAGAAAGTAGAAGGCTGTTCT AGCGTGACAGAAGTGCCAGGAAGACAGTTAGTCCATGATGCTGATTTGGTGGAGATGGATCCAGAAACATTTGTGCAGATGCAACGAGTGCATGCTTTTCTTCTCAGCGACAGCCTCATGATGGCTACTTGGGTCCCAACAAG aCGTGGTCCTATGAAATACCGATTCCAAGGCCTTTATGAGCTAGACAGTCTGGCTGTTGTCAATGTTCGTGATGCTGGACCAGTTAAAAATGCCTTCAAGATTCTAATGTTTCCAGAAACTAGAATGTACCAGGCTGACAGCGCTAAAACAAAA CGTCAGTTGTTGGACATTTTAGAGGataccaaaaagaaaaaggccATGAAGGACAAGCAGAAGAAGGAGACTTCCTCTCGACTCTCTGATCAGTTCAGTTCATCACCTGTTGGTTCTCCACAAGGAGATGCCTTTCAACAGCTAGATG AGAAGGCTCAAGACAGCAAGGAAGAGCAGCCTGTTACAATGGATACAGACTTCCTTCAAGCTGACTGGCTTCAAGAGCTCCCTGAAGACCTGGACATGCTAATTGCACAGAGGAACTTTGAAGGAGCAGTGGATCTTGTAGAGAAAG taaAAGAATTTCTTACAGAATGCCCACAAGGTCCAGCATTGAAGGAATTCAA GGCAAGAATTGAGCATCGCGTAAAACAGCTAACTGTAGGGCTGATGACAGAACTGCAGGTGTCACCAGAACGGTCATTGCGTGGGGGCCCCAGAGCTGCTAGGCGAGCAGTTACTCAGCTTATTCGCCTTGGGAAATCAGCTCAG GCTTGtgaactgtttttaaaaaacagaagtgCCATTATTAGGTACAACATTCGGCAGCTGAAATTTGAAGGAGCCACAACACTGTACATACGCTGTCTTTGTACAGTCTTTTTCAGCAGTCTTTCAGACACAGCAAAGGAATTTCTTAAGGCATTTCCAGACCACTATGGATGTTTTTCAG CATTTGTGATCTGGTCCAAGCAGGAACTGAACAGTTTTGTCAGTATCTTTCAAAGACAGGTGTTTGAGAGCAAAGCCAGTTTGACAACTATAGCAGATTGTGTGCAGTTGGCCAAGAAGAACTGTGCTGAG CTCAGCAGCATAGGAGTGGACTTAGAATTTTGTTTGGAAGGAATGATGGATTTACCGGTGCAACAAGTTGTTGAAGAGACCAGAGATCAAATGGTAGAGGGTATTCGTTATCGTTCTCAG GATGAACAGTGGCGACCTACCAACCTGCAGAACAAGAAAGAGTGTGAGAAATTTGTAGAAGATATGAAGGGATCAGGTTTCGACATCAAATCATATATTTTTG ATGACTGCTTTGCACATATCACCCAGACAACAGTGCAGTTTGCAAAGTCTTTGGCAACATTAGCAAATGATCTTTTGCGCCTGTATACTGTTGAACTGGAAGGGTTGATTGCCGCAGCCCTGACCACTATTCTTACGGCTCAGCTGACACAGTTTCAGACAGCTCTCAAGGCTGATAAGTTCAAAGAGGAG CGAAACACTATTTTGAAGAATGTGCAGTTTGTTGGAGATAAGGTGATTGGTCATATCATTACACTTTACCTGGGGAAAGAACTCAGTGCACCCAAGCAAGTGCTAGATCTTCAAAGCACTTACAAACAAATCAAGTAA
- the LOC112557029 gene encoding exocyst complex component 8-like isoform X2 → MGDGLARIFTKQAFDPEAFIDKQAADGEDALLGLRQKIHALNEDTAQALKKNVYKNYSQFIETAREISILEGEMYQLSHLLMEQKGLMSSMMEMPLVSDKAVLEGPKEEKKEESPEEETRRNLAFLLEKVEGCSSVTEVPGRQLVHDADLVEMDPETFVQMQRVHAFLLSDSLMMATWVPTRRGPMKYRFQGLYELDSLAVVNVRDAGPVKNAFKILMFPETRMYQADSAKTKRQLLDILEDTKKKKAMKDKQKKETSSRLSDQFSSSPVGSPQGDAFQQLDEKAQDSKEEQPVTMDTDFLQADWLQELPEDLDMLIAQRNFEGAVDLVEKVKEFLTECPQGPALKEFKARIEHRVKQLTVGLMTELQVSPERSLRGGPRAARRAVTQLIRLGKSAQACELFLKNRSAIIRYNIRQLKFEGATTLYIRCLCTVFFSSLSDTAKEFLKAFPDHYGCFSAFVIWSKQELNSFVSIFQRQVFESKASLTTIADCVQLAKKNCAELSSIGVDLEFCLEGMMDLPVQQVVEETRDQMVEGIRYRSQDEQWRPTNLQNKKECEKFVEDMKGSGFDIKSYIFDDCFAHITQTTVQFAKSLATLANDLLRLYTVELEGLIAAALTTILTAQLTQFQTALKADKFKEERNTILKNVQFVGDKVIGHIITLYLGKELSAPKQVLDLQSTYKQIK, encoded by the exons ATGGGAGACGGTTTAGCAAGAATATTTACGAAGCAAGCATTTGATCCTGAAGCTT tcatTGACAAGCAAGCAGCTGATGGTGAGGATGCACTTCTTGGATTGCGTCAAAAGATCCATGCTCTTAATGAGGACACAGCACAAGCTCtcaaaaaaaatgtgtacaagaATTATTCTCAGTTCATTGAGACTGCAAGAGAGATCTCCA TTTTGGAGGGAGAAATGTACCAGCTTAGCCACTTGCTTATGGAGCAAAAAGGACTGATGTCATCAATGATGGAGATGCCCCTTGTCAGTGACAAAG CAGTGCTAGAGGGgccaaaagaagagaaaaaagaggaaagtcCAGAAGAGGAAACTAGAAGAAATCTGGCATTTCTGCTTGAGAAAGTAGAAGGCTGTTCT AGCGTGACAGAAGTGCCAGGAAGACAGTTAGTCCATGATGCTGATTTGGTGGAGATGGATCCAGAAACATTTGTGCAGATGCAACGAGTGCATGCTTTTCTTCTCAGCGACAGCCTCATGATGGCTACTTGGGTCCCAACAAG aCGTGGTCCTATGAAATACCGATTCCAAGGCCTTTATGAGCTAGACAGTCTGGCTGTTGTCAATGTTCGTGATGCTGGACCAGTTAAAAATGCCTTCAAGATTCTAATGTTTCCAGAAACTAGAATGTACCAGGCTGACAGCGCTAAAACAAAA CGTCAGTTGTTGGACATTTTAGAGGataccaaaaagaaaaaggccATGAAGGACAAGCAGAAGAAGGAGACTTCCTCTCGACTCTCTGATCAGTTCAGTTCATCACCTGTTGGTTCTCCACAAGGAGATGCCTTTCAACAGCTAGATG AGAAGGCTCAAGACAGCAAGGAAGAGCAGCCTGTTACAATGGATACAGACTTCCTTCAAGCTGACTGGCTTCAAGAGCTCCCTGAAGACCTGGACATGCTAATTGCACAGAGGAACTTTGAAGGAGCAGTGGATCTTGTAGAGAAAG taaAAGAATTTCTTACAGAATGCCCACAAGGTCCAGCATTGAAGGAATTCAA GGCAAGAATTGAGCATCGCGTAAAACAGCTAACTGTAGGGCTGATGACAGAACTGCAGGTGTCACCAGAACGGTCATTGCGTGGGGGCCCCAGAGCTGCTAGGCGAGCAGTTACTCAGCTTATTCGCCTTGGGAAATCAGCTCAG GCTTGtgaactgtttttaaaaaacagaagtgCCATTATTAGGTACAACATTCGGCAGCTGAAATTTGAAGGAGCCACAACACTGTACATACGCTGTCTTTGTACAGTCTTTTTCAGCAGTCTTTCAGACACAGCAAAGGAATTTCTTAAGGCATTTCCAGACCACTATGGATGTTTTTCAG CATTTGTGATCTGGTCCAAGCAGGAACTGAACAGTTTTGTCAGTATCTTTCAAAGACAGGTGTTTGAGAGCAAAGCCAGTTTGACAACTATAGCAGATTGTGTGCAGTTGGCCAAGAAGAACTGTGCTGAG CTCAGCAGCATAGGAGTGGACTTAGAATTTTGTTTGGAAGGAATGATGGATTTACCGGTGCAACAAGTTGTTGAAGAGACCAGAGATCAAATGGTAGAGGGTATTCGTTATCGTTCTCAG GATGAACAGTGGCGACCTACCAACCTGCAGAACAAGAAAGAGTGTGAGAAATTTGTAGAAGATATGAAGGGATCAGGTTTCGACATCAAATCATATATTTTTG ATGACTGCTTTGCACATATCACCCAGACAACAGTGCAGTTTGCAAAGTCTTTGGCAACATTAGCAAATGATCTTTTGCGCCTGTATACTGTTGAACTGGAAGGGTTGATTGCCGCAGCCCTGACCACTATTCTTACGGCTCAGCTGACACAGTTTCAGACAGCTCTCAAGGCTGATAAGTTCAAAGAGGAG CGAAACACTATTTTGAAGAATGTGCAGTTTGTTGGAGATAAGGTGATTGGTCATATCATTACACTTTACCTGGGGAAAGAACTCAGTGCACCCAAGCAAGTGCTAGATCTTCAAAGCACTTACAAACAAATCAAGTAA
- the LOC112557031 gene encoding uncharacterized protein LOC112557031, which produces MEYKRARLFLILLAVAGAVQIFVSYVYFSDVAFLRHFLQQNHKTKNATDTTWENFFKQSVYNASDDLLVSHEAKNELDTMNLSRQSVYNVSDGLLVVEVFPDWTTQEPFDLRPTKRVYLYSALTAVQDTPPTGSHVRLVTFVDKLVPPLACCMMVGDNQTVVADANVYLLHLKADPNKPRKTKQVVFFTMYQCTVPFEISELDKARVTLIPVLGSCPNHSRMYLPVEKPEVVPGGIALCAKMAFGHELKANRLVEWFELQRLMGVDKIQLFDLGNTEEVYNVTRHYQDSGFLIFLPLKLPGFPWGRTMVDNERTFGFQMGSDSVLSIMECRLRLAGYDYIISIDLDEVILPVENVSLKAFVKMQFAKDERCAALQFWQKFFIEDWEPTNPQAPLHVLRYINCTEPTTNRHKYIYKPAHVTNIRTHYVTTAPGFHVSWINASLAFIHHYRKCPKEFKGCKDPPITEMSVTRFQETLIPRVKDVMKRTGLQP; this is translated from the exons ATGGAATACAAGCGTGCTCGCCTGTTTCTGATTCTTTTGGCTGTTGCTGGAGCTGTTCAAATATTTGTCTCGTATGTTTACTTCAGTGATGTAGCCTTCTTGAGACACTTCTTACAACAG aaccacaaaacaaagaatgcaaCAGACACGACATGGGAGAATTTCTTCAAACAGAGTGTCTACAATGCATCAGACGACTTGCTGGTG AGCCACGAAGCAAAGAATGAGTTAGACACGATGAACCTTTCCAGACAGAGTGTCTACAATGTATCGGACGGCTTGCTGGTG GTGGAGGTGTTCCCTGACTGGACCACTCAAGAACCTTTTGACCTACGTCCCACGAAAAGAGTTTACCTGTACTCCGCCCTGACGGCTGTGCAGGACACACCACCTACAGGCTCGCACGTGCGTCTCGTGACCTTTGTGGACAAGCTCGTCCCGCCCTTGGCTTGCTGCATGATGGTGGGTGACAATCAAACTGTCGTTGCCGATGCAAACGTTTATCTTCTACATCTCAAGGCTGACCCAAACAAGCCACGAAAGACTAAACAGGTTGTTTTCTTTACTATGTACCAATGCACGGTTCCGTTTGAGATTTCGGAACTTGACAAGGCTCGAGTGACTCTGATACCAGTTCTTGGCAGTTGCCCAAACCACTCCAGAATGTACCTTCCGGTGGAAAAGCCAGAAGTAGTTCCCGGAGGTATAGCTCTGTGCGCTAAAATGGCTTTCGGACACGAACTCAAGGCGAACAGGCTGGTGGAGTGGTTCGAATTGCAGCGATTGATGGGCGTCGACAAGATCCAGCTCTTCGACCTCGGCAACACAGAAGAAGTGTATAACGTGACTCGACATTATCAAGACTCCGGATTTCTGATCTTTCTGCCCCTCAAGCTTCCAG GGTTTCCATGGGGACGAACTATGGTGGACAACGAAAGGACGTTTGGCTTCCAGATGGGGTCCGACAGCGTCCTGTCAATCATGGAGTGCCGTCTGCGATTGGCTGGATATGATTACATCATCAGCATTGACCTTGACGAAGTCATTCTACCGGTGGAGAATGTTTCCTTAAAAGCATTTGTAAAG ATGCAGTTTGCAAAAGATGAGAGATGCGCCGCTTTGCAGTTCTGGCAGAAGTTTTTCATTGAAGACTGGGAACCAACCAATCCGCAAGCCCCACTTCACGTGTTGCGCTATATCAACTGTACCGAGCCGACGACCAACAGGCACAAGTACATCTACAAGCCTGCACACGTGACCAACATCAGAACACATTATGTAACAACCGCACCTGGATTTCACGT atcCTGGATCAACGCAAGCCTCGCTTTCATCCATCATTACAGGAAGTGTCCTAAAGAGTTCAAAGGATGCAAGGATCCTCCAATAACAGAGATGTCAGTGACCCGATTCCAAGAAACACTTATACCAAGGGTCAAGGATGTGATGAAGAGAACTGGACTTCAACCTTGA